A region from the Methanofollis liminatans DSM 4140 genome encodes:
- a CDS encoding HEAT repeat domain-containing protein, translating to MGKIEEMESAGDLDGIADKVRSGATSERVAAAWKLGAHGDEGVRRLMPLLLDGSLEERWRAAMGLTRAGEKAVDPLIGALASERPETRSAAAWALQEIGDRKAVKPLIKALEDSEDSCRWMAAACLIRFADEEGLKALEDALGKESEEGRGYIGLLAEGS from the coding sequence ATGGGAAAGATCGAAGAGATGGAGTCCGCAGGCGATCTCGACGGGATCGCCGATAAAGTGCGAAGCGGGGCGACGAGCGAGCGGGTCGCCGCCGCATGGAAACTGGGGGCCCACGGCGACGAAGGCGTCAGGCGCCTGATGCCGCTCCTCCTCGATGGAAGCCTCGAGGAGCGGTGGCGGGCGGCCATGGGGCTGACCAGGGCCGGCGAGAAGGCGGTCGATCCCCTGATCGGCGCCCTCGCCAGCGAACGCCCCGAGACAAGGAGCGCCGCGGCCTGGGCCCTGCAGGAGATTGGGGACCGAAAGGCCGTAAAACCGCTGATCAAGGCGCTCGAAGATTCGGAGGATTCGTGCCGCTGGATGGCGGCGGCCTGCCTGATCAGGTTCGCCGACGAAGAAGGGCTCAAGGCGCTTGAGGATGCCCTTGGAAAAGAGAGCGAGGAGGGCAGGGGGTATATCGGCCTGCTCGCGGAGGGGTCCTGA